The Podarcis raffonei isolate rPodRaf1 chromosome 7, rPodRaf1.pri, whole genome shotgun sequence nucleotide sequence aacccgaggtactatttctgggttagcagagtctgtaacctgaagcatatgtaacttgaagggtatgtaacccgaggtaccactgtatttaacgtATACTTTGTTGGGCAATCTTGAAAAATGGCTTGGAACTGGTACAGAATGTCAGGATGTCTGATGAGGGTTAGGTGTTTGGGCAAACCTGTATTGTACATATTAGCAGCCAATATGTTTCCGGGTCCAAGGAGTACTGGCCtagaccttcaaagccctaaacctTTGGGTCTAGGTGATTTGAAGGATTGCCTACGTGCATGCAAGCCTGGCCAGGCCTTAAAATTTATCTtgggaaggaaggatgaaagaagTCTGCGAacttgccaaggaactgataaggttcattACTGAGTCATCTGCAGTTTGACAGATCACTCTTCTTCTCAGGCAGAGAGGAAAAATGGTGAAAACAGgttatttattgggacagagtGATTTTTGCATATGTtattaaagttgcaaaacaatgaagcatgggatggagcaatggagaaatttctgaaacaatgggatatcagctacgcccaaggcatgatggagaacgTCAACAACCGGGAAAAGATAGACGTAACATTTtataaggacaggaagaaacaccaatttgagtaattggtattagtaattgtattataatttggtattgcTATAATGAAGcaattattggattgtaattgaaaattaataaaaaatattaccaacaaaatttattttgggaaccCAAGATAATTAAAATGGCAGACAGTAGACACAGAACCATCTCAGTGGTGGCCTCACACCTTTGATAATTCCTCCTGAGGAAATTGTGGACCGGATCCTTTATCTTTAACTGAGCTCTGAAAACATTTCCATTCTAATcaggttttttaatgttgtgcTGAGTTTCTACTGTTTCCATTAATAACAAGCTAAAATTATCAGTAGTGTGTTGTATTTTTAACCACAGCTACTTAACCTTTGTAATTATAGTTTATGGAATTGTTTAGCCCAAGTGTTTTAGAGGTGGTCTGGTAGACATTGTCATATGTTTTTTGATAGTCAAGTGTGAATATAACATTCCTCAGTTAAGAGGATGGGTCCTCTTAGGCATCAATAACTGGAACAGGAAGCAGGAATTAATATGCTTATCATGAGATACATGCAAGAATTGAATTTAGGCACTAACAGTCATTTATTTGCTCCTTACAGCAGATGGGCCCTATTATATATTCTAGCAAAGACTCCAGTTACTAGTCTGTCTTCTAAAGATGCTGTGCTAATATTGGAAACAGTAAATTAGACCATGTTTAGGGGCCCAGCTGGCAAACACACACTATTCTGATCAGCTGCAAAGATAGTCAGATGGGTTTTACTGGACGCTGTGGGGATGACACTGTATAGCTCATAGTTACATCTATAGATCAAAACAATCACTGTTGGATCAAAATGCCCCTTCCCTCAAATGCTTAATATCTCTTTTTCTAGCCTGGAAGAAGGTATATATTTAGCAATGCATGAATTGCTCTGCATCTAGGCTGCAGGCTGACATGAATTATACCCATGATGCTACTGTGTACTAGAAATGATTTCCTTGCTCTTAAAACTGAAACCATACAATGtacataaaaaaataacaaaccccAAACTGCTTTCTGTTCTAGATCTCTGGTGTCAGTGGGAGCATCTCTAGGGTCAGTAACAAGACAGACCCTGTTTGCACCTCTTCCAGCTGCAGCTCGGCCCTTCCGTGTTTGTAACCATGACAGAAGCAGTCGGAGAGGAGTTGTTGCAAGCACCCTAGAGGAGCTTATTAGCAAGGTATGCCTCCTGTCAAAAGCACAAGCCTGATGATCATGCCAGGACCTCATTATCTCAGCCATGTGTTCAAAAATTCTTGCCCCACATACACACAGGTGATGTGTGTACACTACagcctccatcagccccagccaggacatAAAAGGCAGCAGGTGGGTGAAGGCTACTGTGAAGTCCTGGATCTAGCAGGGATGTTTACTTCTTGGAGAAGTCTGGTCCTACCTGTTTGTCTTAGCTCCAGTCATAGTTGTATTAGATGCTCAAGATACCTTTTCCATTCCAATTAACTTAGCCAGTGATCCATAGCACTCTAGTCTAGAGAAAAGTTCTCCACTGAACCTGAAGATACATCTCATCCAACAAAAATCCAAAACCTTATTGCATATCCCCAAGGCTCCTCCTCAGGTTATCTCAGTCCCTAAGTGTTAGGAGAAGCAGGACAGCAATCAGGTCCTTTATCCACAGTGAATTGGTCtgaaggtcactcagtgagcttcatagctgactgGGGAGTTTCACCCAGGTTTCCCAGGTCCATGTTCATTATTCTGACCACAACACCATGCTGGCTGTCTCCGCACATGATGTGGAGCTGCCCTGTTGTAGGCCCCCTTTGGGGTGAGGCCTTTGTAATGTAATTAATCACTGTGTTTCAAAGATGCCTATTTGTAGTTTACCACTGGACCATGAGCACTGGTTACACGTGCATGCCTTCCATGCAACAGTGACCAGCGGTTTGAACTCCCTGCCCTTATCTCAGGAGGCGATTTATATTGCCATGAGCACCAAGAAGAGAAATTTGTAAAAATTTGGCCAGCTTTTCTTGCACAACTTAAGTTGGCAGTGCAGTATACTTGTATTAAACAACACTGTAATATCATGTCCTTAACCCATgtcctcctttcccttttttactTTTTATGGATTCAAAAATTGTGATAAAGTTTATATGGAAAATACATCTCTTAACTGAACAAGTAGAGCAGAATTGTGGGAATTGTCCCCACAAACCACCATTAACCTGATTTGTAGAATGCAGAAGTGTAGAGTGGATTGCAGCTGTCCTACTTAGACTAGATTAGGAGGCTGGTGAGATGGCTTTGGGTTATGCCTGGAACCAGTCACAGCACCAATTGCTACctcatacagtcaaacctcggttgtcaaatgtaatccattctggaagcccatttggcttctgaaacgttcgacaactgaggtttggcttccaattggttgcaagagcttcctgcactcaagcagaagctgcgtcggacattcggcttccgaaaaacgttcgaaagctggagcatttacttctgggtttttggcatttgggatcCGAAACGTTAAAAAACGGGAGCAGTtcaggaactgaggtttgactgtaccagcACTGGAATGCTGCATGGATGGAAGACCATCTCAGAATCCTGTGTACAGTACTGTAGAAAGAGGATGGGAGTGGGAATGGATCGAAATGTAAAGTAGTTAAGGTGATTTGGATAATAAAGAGCAACTTGCTTTGTAGCTATAGGAATCTAGACTGCTTCTGCAAGTCACACTAATAATGCCCTCTCTTGGCAgcagaatttctttaaaatcTATTTTCGATTTGAGTTCTAATCTGCAGGGCTAAACTAGATGCATCATTGTCAATATTCACTTTTAAAGAATGTAAATAGCAGCCACAGGGAGGAATTTAACTCTCCACAATCACCAAATCTCTCAAAGTAATTTGTTTTGGAAAGAAGGCCTCCATTGTCACGGATGGGGGCTTTCCTCCTGATTGAAAATAGCAAGgtctcatgcatgcacacacacacacacacacacacacacacacacacacacaaagccagcACTGCTgcttatatgtgtgtgcgtgtgtttattTTCTGTTGCATTCATATAAAGCCTAGTTTGGTCCTAAGCATTGactttccagtgataaaaataaGCACATTTTGGAGGCGGCTTGAACACCATGTGAACACAGGGCTTCATAAATTGGGGCTACACACACAGATCTGATTCTCTTCCATAATTTTCTCCATTCAAAAGTAGCTGGGCTCATGTTAGCTCAATCTATGACAGCTTAATCTATGTAGAATGGTGCATGCAAATAACTTAATCGTACAGTTTCTGAGTAATAGACATTCACGCCTTTGATGTGTCTTGCTTCAGTAGGGGGTAAGTAAAGTAGGATTGCCCTGAACCAATAAGGCATTTGGAGCTACGTTTTGCTCTTCTGTCTGTATTTTAGACCTTAGATACCTTAATGATTACTGCTGGGCTGATAACACTAGTTCTGGAGGAAGATGGCACAGTGGTGGATACAGAAGACTTCTTCCAGTCCCTGGGAGACAACACACATTTCATGGTTCTAGAGAGAGGACAGAAATGGAAGCCAGTAAGTGTTGTTCTGAAAATAGTTTATTACAGAAAATAATAAACTTGATATGCCCTGTTTGCTTTGAGTTTAAACAAAACTTCTTCAGTCTTTCCAATTACAGGCCTAATTACACCCACCAAACCTTGGAGATCGGCCTACCAGGAAGTTTTGGGCAGACTACCCCTCTCTTTCCCATGCCTAATGTCGTATGTGACCTCAGGCATGGGAGACTCCAGGTCCCACGGGAGCAATGCAGATTCGGGCACCAGATTCTGAAAGTGCCAACTTGTTGACGCAAAGGAAGAATCGGGAACAAACTTCTTCTACTTTTTAATTGCCAGTTTGAATTCAGTTCCTGGTATTGTGTCTGCTTAGTTACAAAAGACAGAATTGTTTCCATCTCCGTACTGATGTAAGCATTAATAGATAGGTCACGCCCGTGAAGCCTATTGTAATAAAACTAGGTATGCTTCTTTGGGAATACATCCTGTTGAACAAAGTAGAACTGAAtgtgtgtttacttggaagtaagcatcCAGAGCAGAGGGTGGCAGTTACAGGACAAAACAGTGTTTCTCCATGAGAGTAAATAGTCATGCCAATTAGCTGGTAGAGTTACGTTTTTTCTACATATATtgtttattcccccaccccaccccaagaagTAAAACCATAAATTTAATAACTGAACACATTACAGAGGTTAGGTAGCTGGAGGGTATAAAACACAGGACAAAGACAACACTACCTCCATGGATGACTAGTGAGATAGAGAATGATATCTCCTGAACCTTGTTCCTCTGATTTGCTAGTTCCCTGGTTCAGTAGAAATCCTGAAACAATAAATGTTATATCTGACATTATATCACTTGTGTTAAATCTGGATACTGAGGTTATTCTCCAGTGTCTCTCTAAGCCTTTTAACTAGGTGgtggtaaaaaaaatatttcccaaacTGTTCCCAAATTTTTCAAACAACCTTTACCGTATTCCGGTAATTGTAAACTTCCAAGGGACTCAAGAGCTTGATTCAAAACCCATTTTGGTGGTTAAACCATAGTTCAAAGGCTATTgattaatttctgttctcaataaGTTAATtagtctaaaaaaaaaaatcctacaggGCTCTTGGGTGTAGATAGGTGTTGGGAGCTGAAATATTTCACACACTTGTTTTTCTTTCCTCTGAATTAGGGGCCAAGACCCTGCTTTGCAGCAGTACAGCAGCCAAAGAAAATGGGGGTGGCAAATATCACCTTGGATTTGTACAAAGTGAACCCTAAGGACTTCATTGGCTGCCTAAATATCAAAGCTACCTTTTATGAAATCTATTCTGTGACGTATGATATCCAATGCATGGGAGCAAAGGCT carries:
- the CIDEA gene encoding cell death activator CIDE-A; its protein translation is MAVVCARDLAAVFFRSLVSVGASLGSVTRQTLFAPLPAAARPFRVCNHDRSSRRGVVASTLEELISKTLDTLMITAGLITLVLEEDGTVVDTEDFFQSLGDNTHFMVLERGQKWKPGPRPCFAAVQQPKKMGVANITLDLYKVNPKDFIGCLNIKATFYEIYSVTYDIQCMGAKAVLRRILRYLSHMAQVTGHVLLYTGTYVLQLMGDYEEDRLTNGKR